The following is a genomic window from Mus pahari chromosome 1, PAHARI_EIJ_v1.1, whole genome shotgun sequence.
aactttgtctctgtaactccttccatgggtactttgttccccattctaagaaggaacaaacactttggtcttccttcttcttgagtttcatgtgttttgcacattgtatcttgggtagtctaagtttctgggctaatatccacttatcagtgagtacatatcatgtgtgttcttttgtgatNgggttacctcactcaggatgatatcctcctgatatcatttgcctaagaatttcataaatccattgtttttaattgctgagtagtaatccattgtgtaaatataccacattttctatagccattcctctgctgagggacatctgggttctttccagcttctggctattataaataaggctgctatggacacagtggagcatgtgtctttattacaagttggaacatcttctgggtatatgcccaggagaggtatggctagatcttctggtaatactatgtccaattttctgatttccagagtggttttgcttttttatacaatatttgaACTCAAATACAACtttggtaaaaaataaataaataaataataaataaaaaataaaaagtctgagAAAGGGATCGAGGGCATTACTAGAGAAGGAAATGGCTTTGATGTCCATAGCAATAAACTGTTCTGGCCCTGGCCATTCAAGCAGACAACCCAGGCATGACAGGACAAGGGGTTCTGGAGGTGGAGGCTGACTGCCTCAACTGTTCTGAGAATCTTGCCAACTCATGATGATTAAGTTGTACCAGGAAACATTTCAAGCAGGAAATGTTTTTGAGAAATTTGAAGTTTTGGTAGTTAAGAAAATTGAAGATCCCCAAGGGAAGGGAACAGTGGGCCTGGGTCACCAAGGACTGGGATGTTcattaaaaaatacaagagaCAAGATAGAGGAAGAAATAGCTGGGTCCACTGGATTAGTGAGCAATGGTGAGAGCCTCTACGAGTGGAGATCTCTAATGATATAAAGTTTGATCCAGAAATATTATTGGGGAGAAcgggaagatatatatatataaaaaattttaaaaaacgatAAAAAGCTGGGTAGAAGAGTTTGGACCCCAGGAGAGGCCGTTGGATTAGTGCACTGACTTCCTGGGAAGACTGGGACACACTGATCTGACCCTCTGGCATTGTCTGCCTACGGGAACTAGGGCACAAGTTCTAAGGGACAGAAGTCAGGCTGGGAAGGGTCTGTGCGAGGAGCTGTAAGAGACAGAGGTCAGGCTGGGAAGGGTCTGTGCGGGGAGCTGTAAGAGACAAGAGGTCAGGCTGGGAAGGGTCTGTGCGGGGAACTGTAAGAGGAATTAATATTGCATGTGGAAAGGTTTGAAAAGCATTACACACATAGACATTTGGATGAGCTTAATAAAGAGATTCTGAAAATTTAGACACGTTTTTAACGTGTCTAACATTACCCTGACCTGTTTAGCATATTTCTGTCCTCAGGCTAATACTGAAACCACACATTTAGGCCCAGATGACTTATGATTTGAAGACTTTTCTGAGAACTAAAAGTTAATGTATAACTTGCTTTAGCAGACACTGAACTGTGACTTTGTATGCGCATTGTGCTTTCTGGTGACATAGTCTCATGGGGTTTCTCTGGAAAAAATTACAGGCttgaggaaaataatgaaaatgcatttgattatgtattattatataacaaggacatgtgTAACCaataaaagacagagaggaaaaaaaagaaaaacctgagagagagaaaaatctgagggagggagggagggagagagggaagaggagagggaagaaggaggggggagaggggaggNNNNNNNNNNNNNNNNNNNNNNNNNNNNNNNNNNNNNNNNNNNNNNNNNNNNNNNNNNNNNNNNNNNNNNNNNNNNNNNNNNNNNNNNNNaggggaagggagggggagggggaggggagagaggggggagagagagagactgcaagTTGTCTCTGAGCTCAGCTTTAGAAGAGCAATGGTGACCTGTCAGCTTGCACCTGCATTTGTGCCCGAGACCCCGATTTTGTGCCAATGCAATCCTCCCAATCTCCAGAACTCCAAAATGACTGAGGTTGGTCCTCAGTGGGAACACATGTAGTGGTATAAGAAATATAACTAAGAAACATAATAGAGGCAGAGATTGTTTCACTGTTGTACATTTATACAAAAGTACATAGATATCATGTTAGACAGTACACAACAACATAAACACTATAGAAATTGGCTTGAGtaagaaaatattctaataaGAAATTGACATACTGATCATGAAGATTTCCTTTTACCCGTAGGTGCCATGTCAGAGTCCTTCCCTTATGTTACAAAGGCAGGGTGGCAGGGAGCTAACATCTGCATAGACACCACATGCATCACAAAACTGGAGGGGACCACAATTCGAAACAGCAATGGTGTTGGCCTGGTAGGGATGATAAGCCGCAGCAGGGATGCTGTTGGCTGGGATGATGCTCTCATAGGGGTCCTTGCATGGATCAATATAGCATTCATCATCTGCCTCCTTTGCGGTTCTTAAGAAAAGACACACAACAAGCTTAGAATTTCTCTTCCCAGTGAGCTTCTTACAATTATGAGGGCTTTGTGAGAAAGGTCAGGGTTGGAGCCCATCATACATGTGACACCAGCCCTGGGTTAAAGCTCTCTGCTCCTTtcccatcttttcctttcctacaATTGCTATGCATGTGAAACTGGGATTCCATCACAAGCAAAGAGAGTGAACTGTGCCCCAGGGGCTCCTACAGGCCCAGGAGGTGTGGGGATGATAGCAGTTGGCTGGGCTCAGCTCTGGCCCCTACAATCTAAGTCCCTAGTAAGGGATATCATGACAGCCAGATTTTCTCATACTTAAAGCTTCTCTCCCAAACTTCAAACCATCTCTTGTCTGGCCTACATCCCTGCCAGCTGTCCTCCATGGACTTTATTCTCTTGCCCCACATCACTTTTCCAAAAGTCACTGGCTCTGTGGGGACATGAGCTCACCAGTGAGTGGAGAAGAGCTCACTAAGGCCAAGCTGTGTGTGAGTAGGAGGCAGCTCATCCCCAGGGCATCCTGTGGCCTCTCCAGTTCACAGTGCTGAGGATAGAAAGGATGCCCAGCCAGGGCCCTGATAAGTAGCTGAAGGTTTACTCCGTGTCTAAATGACAGAAAAGTGATGCTGACACCCATGCTGTCCAGGCTGAGAGCAGTCAACTTAGGAGCTCATAGCCCCAAGCTAGAAGGAGAACCCTCAAACTTCTGTGCCCACCTGCCTCCACTCTCAAACCTGACAATGGCTCTTGACTTTCCCCTACAAGTGGCTACTTCAGCAAGAGGTTACCCAGCTCCAGCAGAGGGCCCCAGTGCCCAATTAGAGGTGGGTATTGTCCATTCTTACCCAGGTGACTTCAGAGCCTTGGATATTTTGGAGTAAAGACAGAGTACAAGTCCTATCAGTAGAAACATGGCTGACAGGATCCCGCAACCAATGATGATCATGATTATTGTTCGGAGGTCAAAAGGCTTAAACATCCCTGGGCAGAGAAGTGCAGACAAGCAGTGAATGAGGTGTCCCTCCTAGACACCCACAGCAGCCTCCTCACACTTCCTttagagagggggaaaggaaccTCATACACAAACACCCATAAATCAGATGGACTCTTTCTAGAGGTCTTACCTGGCCCAAGGTAGGTTAGAAGGGAAATTTTCCACATAAAAGGGgattaaaatgtaaaatccaGAGGCATGAGAGCTAAAGGACATTCTAAAGATAGAAGGATAGGCAGTGGaaggacaagcaggcaaaaattAACAGACACTCAATAATAAATGGGCCTACCCTGGAACTAGTGGTTGATTTCTGCACACATGCCTGGGCCTCCTGAGTTATGCTCACATTCAGAGTCACAACTATCTGCACCCAGAGTGTGAGGCTCAGAGGTCTTGTTCAAGAATGACCACTTCTAAGACAGAACTCCAACTGTCTGAGAACCTGAAAATCCATTTTGTAAATGCATTTTGCTatgggcagtgggggtgggggtgggaacgcAAGTATTGAaagctgttgttttcttttaagacctGAATCTTCATTAACTCTCTGACACTCTCAGAGGAAAAGTGGTGAGGGCGGCGGTGGTGGGGAGATGTTCTAGTCATGGAAACCCACTTGTTTTCTGATTCATTGCTGGGGGAAAgccaacactttaaaaaatacagttagACATCAATTAAATGAACAGAATAAACTTAAGCCAAGCATGGGGTTACTGAGGAGGAAGGTCCCAGAAACACCCCAAAACCCGAGGTATTATAATATTCTTTGTTATCAATCATAATTAGATGATAAAActtgctgaagacagcacactTTGGTTGCACAATAGAGAAATCAATCTCAATCTCAAACTG
Proteins encoded in this region:
- the LOC110312852 gene encoding protein FAM24A-like — protein: MFKPFDLRTIIMIIIGCGILSAMFLLIGLVLCLYSKISKALKSPGTAKEADDECYIDPCKDPYESIIPANSIPAAAYHPYQANTIAVSNCGPLQFCDACGVYADVSSLPPCLCNIREGL